A stretch of Brassica rapa cultivar Chiifu-401-42 chromosome A08, CAAS_Brap_v3.01, whole genome shotgun sequence DNA encodes these proteins:
- the LOC108869286 gene encoding uncharacterized protein LOC108869286, whose protein sequence is MADLLQKAIQAMSLEEEEPLTLPDSPRFRVFDENETSLLGRLLNPDCQSMARMIEYMPTAWRVYDRVRGIALSRDRFQFVFQREEDLVTVLNDRPWSYNHWTMVLERWTANPPDDFLQSMFVWIRIRHIPVNFFTIETMYKLASEVGKVEEVAYDPKVSHTKDYIRALVLFDTNNPAKAARRLKVKGGTVTIEFEYEKIHKRCFHCLRLTHEKIKCPFIKKGAGRVQRVAEAPRSERNDQTHSVLSNGPPGFPVMFPELSGEDRKMAMLYISHADPTERLARIERVKQGIADNLAASSVHLTRITKELDKGKGHVFSYTDLLLSQQCGTSLPLVVAPQYGGDKIDEESTSSGSAFSAKSTPITTSGFQLGPSSEGRVTGSIRGNKAQRRRPHSWKRRDLGREELPALSAPPSEPELMSSSKRKALSSLPAAEPKNKKVSDSTVASSLKLLPSQ, encoded by the coding sequence ATGGCTGATTTACTGCAAAAGGCGATTCAAGCTATGTCCTTGGAAGAAGAGGAGCCTTTGACCTTACCCGACAGTCCCCGTTTCAGGGTCTTTGATGAAAACGAAACAAGTTTGTTGGGGAGGTTGCTGAATCCCGACTGTCAATCGATGGCTAGAATGATTGAGTACATGCCCACGGCCTGGAGAGTGTACGATAGAGTTCGTGGAATTGCCCTGTCTCGGGACAGATTCCAGTTCGTTTTCCAACGAGAAGAGGACCTCGTGACAGTGCTGAATGATAGACCTTGGTCCTACAATCATTGGACTATGGTACTAGAACGTTGGACTGCAAACCCTCCAGATGACTTTCTTCAATCCATGTTTGTCTGGATCCGCATCCGACACATACCTGTTAATTTCTTCACGATTGAGACTATGTATAAGCTCGCGTCTGAGGTGGGCAAGGTTGAGGAAGTAGCTTATGATCCAAAGGTGTCGCACACGAAGGATTATATCAGGGCTCTTGTGCTGTTTGATACGAACAATCCTGCTAAAGCTGCTCGTAGGCTTAAGGTTAAAGGGGGAACAGTTACTATTGAGTTTGAGTATGAGAAGATCCACAAGCGATGTTTCCACTGCTTGCGGCTTACTCATGAGAAGATTAAATGCCCTTTTATCAAGAAAGGAGCTGGTAGAGTGCAGCGAGTCGCTGAAGCCCCGAGATCAGAACGTAATGACCAAACTCATTCAGTTCTCTCAAATGGCCCCCCTGGTTTTCCTGTGATGTTTCCGGAGTTGTCTGGTGAAGATCGTAAGATGGCGATGCTCTACATCTCACATGCTGACCCGACTGAACGGTTGGCGCGAATTGAACGTGTTAAGCAAGGGATCGCAGATAACCTTGCTGCTTCTTCTGTGCATCTTACACGCATCACAAAAGAGCTGGACAAAGGAAAGGGTCATGTCTTCTCTTACACAGATCTCTTGCTCTCACAGCAATGCGGTACTTCTCTTCCACTTGTTGTTGCGCCACAGTATGGAGGAGATAAGATTGATGAAGAATCAACCTCTTCAGGGTCTGCTTTCTCTGCTAAATCAACACCTATAACTACGTCGGGTTTTCAGCTTGGCCCTTCTTCGGAAGGGCGTGTCACAGGAAGCATCAGAGGAAACAAGGCCCAAAGGAGACGTCCCCATTCTTGGAAAAGGAGAGATTTGGGCAGGGAGGAACTACCTGCTCTTTCAGCTCCCCCAAGCGAACCAGAACTGATGTCCAGCTCGAAGAGGAAAGCCTTATCTTCTTTGCCTGCGGCAgaacccaaaaacaaaaaagtttcaGACTCTACGGTGGCTTCCAGTTTGAAGCTGCTGCCATCCCAATGA